A section of the Primulina eburnea isolate SZY01 chromosome 1, ASM2296580v1, whole genome shotgun sequence genome encodes:
- the LOC140837010 gene encoding uncharacterized protein, with product MGSSEERIVAVIMVGGPTKGTRFRPLSLNIPKPLFPLAGQPMVNHPISACKQIPNLAQVYLIGFYEEREFALFVSSTSNELKVPIRYLREDKPHGSAGGLHNFRDLIMEDNPSHIVLLNCDVCCSFPLPEMLDAHKRYGGLGTILVIEVSPESASQFGELVADPDTNELLHYTEKPETFVSDRINCGVYIFTPDIFTAIQGVSTQRKDRATLRRVSSFEALQPANRSLPTDFVRLDQDILSPLAGKKQFYVYETLDFWEQIKTPGMSLKCSGLYLAQFRFTSPHLLASGDGTKKATISGDVYIHPSAKVHPTAKIGPNVSISANARIAAGVRLVRCIILDDVEIKENAVVIHAIVGWKSSIGRWSRVQGAGDYNEKLGVTILGESVSVEDEVAVVNCIVLPNKTLNVSVREEIIL from the exons ATGGGGAGTTCGGAAGAGAGAATTGTTGCTGTGATCATGGTGGGAGGACCCACTAAAG GTACCAGATTCAGACCATTGTCATTAAATATTCCAAAACCCCTGTTTCCTTTGGCTGGACAACCGATGGTTAATCATCCAATATCTGCTTGTAAACAG ATCCCAAATCTAGCACAGGTCTATCTTATTGGTTTCTATGAGGAGCGTGAATTTGCGCTTTTTGTATCTTCAACTTCTAATGAGCTCAAAGTTCCCATTCG ATACTTGCGGGAGGACAAGCCACATGGTTCTGCTGGTGGACTTCATAATTTTAGGGATCTGATCATGGAAGACAATCCG TCTCACATAGTTTTGCTGAACTGTGATGTTTGTTGCAGTTTTCCATTGCCTGAGATGCTAG ATGCCCACAAAAGATACGGGGGGCTTGGAACAATATTGGTTATCGAG GTTTCTCCTGAGTCAGCTAGCCAGTTTGGGGAACTTGTGGCTGATCCTGATACTAATGAGCTGTTGCATTACACTGAGAAACCTGAAACTTTT GTGAGTGACCGCATTAATTGTGGTGTGTACATATTTACCCCGGATATCTTTACGGCTATTCAAGGTGTATCCACTCAACGAAAAGACAGAG CTACTTTGAGGCGTGTATCCAGCTTTGAAGCACTTCAACCTGCAAACAG GAGTCTTCCCACTGATTTTGTaagattggatcaagatattcTTTCACCACTAGCTGGGAAGAAACAATTTTATGTATATGAAACCTTGGACTTCTGGGAGCAAATCAAAACACCAGG AATGTCTCTGAAATGTTCAGGCTTATACCTAGCCCAGTTTAGGTTTACCTCACCACATCTCTTGGCAAGTGGAGATGGCACCAAGAAAGCTACCATTTCGGGCGATGTATACATTCATCCATCTGCAAAAGTTCATCCAACAGCGAAG ATTGGTCCAAACGTTTCGATCTCAGCCAATGCTCGAATAGCAGCTGGTGTAAGACTTGTTCGCTGCATTATTCTTGATGATGTTGAAATCAAG GAAAATGCGGTTGTTATTCATGCAATTGTTGGTTGGAAGTCTTCCATTGGAAGGTGGTCCAGAGTACAG GGTGCAGGAGATTACAACGAGAAGCTTGGAGTTACGATTCTCG GTGAATCGGTTTCAGTGGAAGATGAAGTTGCAGTGGTCAACTGCATTGTCCTTCCAAACAAGACTCTAAATGTTAGTGTTCGTGAAGAAATCATCCTCTAA
- the LOC140837017 gene encoding uncharacterized protein, translating into MDADEKLKALKKAYADIILNISKEAAGRVTASEGKAVRYRHELKVAKEEGSRMLTRLKQMMDSKVHKAEAASVNQHKKIEELEAQLNEAEDIVRDLREEVTVVLDELEKVKNDNKRLINEVDAPFSRKIAVENPIYSYQSSTSLPPKSLDESAIASDATIPYLCKTNSCSKCHNGTTCSCHSYIGNTDLPSIILRGVESRLYRKGCSQRIHACERNSLKRNMCLLGEIDKVKGKSLNELENKRLGDVKYRSFNPFLQKRKRTYRKRKIISPLSGKKSDILLKLEHLHQLSARNKPRPVEISHSNEEHLRLVSRLPPDKDEQQTSLGCSEYSEKDEAKTDKDNELIEEMLSCKETGVEESLRCLDRKMEVEKVDVASHSLSDTTTGLPSQPKRERVIKITFERKRKRKVFSGSGENVSLRTEERIGDKQNGHQDLELPEPGLVLESLRDSMSNLVLESKVNRQMAQVARQLVALSETKWWD; encoded by the exons ATGGACGCCGACGAG AAATTGAAGGCGTTGAAGAAGGCCTATGCAGATATAATTCTGAACATATCTAAGGAGGCGGCAGGAAGGGTTACAGCTTCTGAGGGGAAGGCAGTGAGGTATCGGCATGAGTTGAAGGTGGCAAAAGAGGAGGGCTCACGAATGTTGACGCGCCTGAAGCAAATGATGGATTCTAAG GTTCATAAAGCGGAAGCAGCATCAGTGAATCAACACAAGAAGATTGAGGAACTTGAAGCTCAACTTAATGAAGCTGAGGATATTGTAAGAGATCTCAGAGAAGAGGTGACTGTAGTGCTCGATGAGCTGGAAAAGGTAAAAAACGACAATAAGCGTCTCATTAACGAAGTCGATGCCCCTTTTTCACGAAAAATAGCCGTTGAGAATCCTATTTATTCATATCAATCCAGTACATCCCTTCCTCCAAAATCACTTGACGAATCTGCTATAGCTTCGGATGCTACAATACCTTATCTGTGCAAGACAAATTCATGTTCCAAGTGCCATAATGGAACAACTTGCTCGTGTCATTCATATATTGGGAATACTGATTTGCCTTCTATAATATTGAGAGGCGTTGAGTCGCGACTATACAGAAAGGGATGCTCACAAAGAATCCATGCTTGTGAGAGGAATTCTTTGAAAAGGAATATGTGTCTCTTAGGGGAAATTGATAAAGTGAAGGGTAAATCTCTGAATGAACTCGAGAACAAACGATTGGGAGATGTTAAGTATAGGAGCTTCAATCCTTTCCTTCAGAAAAGGAAGAGAACctatagaaaaagaaaaattatatcACCCTTGAGTGGGAAGAAATCTGATATTTTACTCAAACTTGAACATTTACATCAACTCTCTGCAAGAAACAAGCCTCGTCCTGTCGAAATTAGTCATTCTAATGAGGAACATTTAAGGCTAGTTTCGCGGCTGCCACCAGATAAAGATGAACAACAAACTTCTCTAGGGTGTTCAGAATATTCTGAAAAGGATGAGGCAAAAACAGACAAGGATAATGAACTGATTGAGGAAATGTTGTCATGCAAGGAAACTGGAGTTGAAGAGAGTTTACGGTGTCTGGATCGTAAGATGGAAGTTGAAAAGGTTGATGTTGCATCACACAGTTTGTCCGACACTACAACAGGGCTTCCTAGCCAACCTAAGAGAGAAAGAGTTATTAAAATTACATTTGAAAGGAAGCGAAAGAGAAAAGTTTTCAGTGGATCTGGCGAGAATGTTTCTCTTCGAACAGAAGAGAGAATTGGCGATAAGCAAAATGGCCATCAGGATCTAGAGCTGCCAGAGCCTGGTTTGGTGTTAGAGTCGCTAAGAGATAGTATGTCAAACTTGGTGCTGGAGTCGAAAGTTAATAGGCAAATGGCTCAAGTTGCTCGTCAG CTTGTAGCTTTATCAGAGACAAAGTGGTGGGATTGA
- the LOC140837006 gene encoding pentatricopeptide repeat-containing protein At1g74900, mitochondrial, translated as MAVVPNRIAKLHRPFTSSLSKPPSPQPPPPDPTTITDLILGSENQQSLTQTLHSLNLWIPSLVHAILKRLWNHGPKALQFFNALDCHPLYSHSDTAFDYAIDIAARMRDYRTIWALMRRMRTQNLGPTTKTFAIILERYVSNGKADKAVKIFLSMHEYGCQQNLSSFNAFLDVLCKSKRAEMAYKLLKIFRGRFRADVISYNVIANGFCLRKQTPKALEVLREMIERRLQPTLTTYNTLLKGYFRAGQLKEGWEFFLQMKKRKIDIDVVSYTTIVHGFGVVGEVEKAKKVFDEMVGAGVLPSVATYNAMIQVLCKKGSVENAIVMFDEMLRKGYIPNAVTYNLVIRGLCHAGKMEMAIDYMNKMKDDCEPTIQSFNVIIRYYCDDGEIEKALELFKKMNGGSVLPNLDTYNILISSLFVRKKSDDMLLAGKLLIEMVERGYLPRKFTLNRVLNGLLLTGNQELAKYILRMQSKFGRLPRQFRL; from the coding sequence ATGGCCGTTGTACCTAACAGGATCGCCAAACTGCACCGCCCCTTCACCTCTTCCCTTTCAAAACCACCGTCGCCCCAGCCACCACCGCCGGACCCCACTACCATCACCGACCTAATCCTCGGTTCAGAAAACCAGCAATCGTTGACTCAAACCCTCCACTCTCTCAACCTATGGATCCCAAGTTTAGTCCACGCAATCCTCAAACGCCTCTGGAACCACGGCCCCAAAGCCCTTCAATTCTTCAACGCTCTCGACTGCCACCCTCTCTATTCCCACTCTGACACCGCCTTTGACTATGCTATCGACATCGCTGCACGAATGCGGGACTACAGAACCATCTGGGCCCTCATGCGCCGTATGAGAACTCAAAATTTGGGTCCCACCACCAAAACCTTCGCCATTATCTTGGAAAGGTACGTCTCTAATGGGAAAGCTGATAAAGCGGTTAAGATCTTCTTGTCGATGCATGAATATGGTTGCCAACAGAATTTAAGCTCGTTTAATGCGTTTCTTGATGTGTTATGTAAGTCGAAACGGGCTGAAATGGCATATAAATTGCTTAAGATTTTCAGGGGTAGGTTTAGGGCTGATGTTATTAGCTATAATGTGATTGCAAATGGCTTCTGCCTGAGGAAGCAAACACCGAAGGCGCTGGAAGTTTTGAGGGAGATGATTGAGAGGCGTTTGCAGCCCACATTAACTACTTATAATACACTGCTTAAGGGGTATTTTAGAGCTGGACAACTTAAGGAAGGTTGGGAATTTTTCTTACAAATGAAGAAGAGGAAGATTGATATAGATGTTGTCAGTTATACGACTATAGTTCATGGATTTGGCGTTGTAGGTGAAGTCGAGAAGGCAAaaaaagtgtttgatgaaatggtGGGAGCTGGGGTTCTCCCATCTGTTGCTACTTACAATGCTATGATTCAAGTTTTATGTAAGAAAGGTAGTGTAGAAAATGCAATCGTGATGTTTGATGAAATGTTGAGGAAGGGTTACATTCCAAACGCCGTAACTTATAATTTAGTTATTAGAGGGCTGTGTCATGCAGGGAAAATGGAAATGGCGATTGATTATATGAATAAAATGAAAGATGATTGTGAGCCAACCATTCAGTCGTTTAATGTCATCATTCGGTATTATTGTGATGATGGAGAAATAGAGAAGGCTTTGGAGCTCTTCAAGAAAATGAATGGTGGAAGTGTTTTGCCTAATTTGGATACTTACAATATCTTGATCAGTTCACTGTTTGTGAGAAAAAAGTCGGATGATATGTTGCTTGCTGGGAAGTTACTGATAGAAATGGTTGAGAGAGGGTACTTACCTCGGAAATTTACACTAAATCGGGTTCTGAACGGTCTTCTACTTACCGGTAATCAAGAGCTTGCGAAATATATTTTAAGGATGCAGAGTAAATTTGGCCGTCTTCCTCGGCAATTCAGATTATGA